The proteins below are encoded in one region of Deltaproteobacteria bacterium CG2_30_66_27:
- a CDS encoding two-component system response regulator has product MDDAVLLVDDEANILNALARLFLDRDVKVLRAGNGEEALGIVRREPVAVVVSDNLMPGMRGVELLSRVRDLSPDTVRVLLTGYADLPTAIEAINRGEVFRFHVKPWVDEEIVHTVEEGVRRYQLVRSLRHGDEAALRSIAQTIELKDPYTRGHCDRVAAFALKIAEALRLPEGTRRAIKHGSWLHDCGKIGVPEAILNCPGKLSAADFAVVKKHPGWGAEVGRQANLPEEVIHIILYHHERFDGRGYPTGAKGTEIPLEARIVAVADVFDAMSTDRPYAKGYDRAEAMRVMGVLRGAALDPQLVDIFLASLTQ; this is encoded by the coding sequence GTGGATGACGCCGTCCTCCTCGTCGACGACGAGGCGAACATCCTGAACGCGCTGGCACGCCTGTTCCTGGACCGCGACGTGAAGGTCCTTCGCGCCGGGAACGGGGAGGAGGCGCTCGGGATCGTGCGGAGGGAGCCGGTGGCGGTCGTCGTCTCCGACAACCTCATGCCGGGGATGCGCGGAGTCGAGCTCCTCTCGCGGGTGCGGGACCTCTCCCCCGACACCGTGAGAGTTCTCCTGACGGGGTACGCCGACCTGCCCACCGCGATCGAGGCGATCAACCGGGGAGAGGTGTTCCGCTTTCACGTGAAGCCGTGGGTGGACGAGGAGATCGTCCACACCGTCGAGGAGGGGGTGCGGCGGTACCAGCTGGTGCGCTCCCTGCGCCACGGGGACGAAGCCGCCCTGCGCTCGATCGCCCAGACGATCGAACTGAAGGACCCGTACACCCGGGGACATTGCGACCGCGTGGCGGCGTTCGCCCTGAAAATCGCGGAGGCGCTGCGCCTCCCGGAGGGGACGCGGCGGGCGATCAAGCACGGGAGCTGGCTCCACGACTGCGGCAAGATCGGCGTGCCGGAGGCGATCCTCAATTGCCCGGGGAAGCTGTCCGCGGCGGATTTCGCGGTGGTCAAGAAGCATCCGGGGTGGGGCGCCGAAGTCGGGCGGCAGGCGAACCTCCCCGAGGAGGTCATCCACATCATCCTCTACCACCACGAACGGTTCGACGGCCGGGGGTACCCCACGGGCGCGAAGGGGACGGAGATCCCGCTCGAGGCGCGGATCGTCGCGGTGGCGGACGTCTTCGACGCCATGTCGACGGACCGCCCGTACGCCAAGGGGTACGATCGGGCGGAGGCGATGCGCGTGATGGGGGTGCTCCGGGGAGCCGCCCTCGATCCGCAACTGGTCGACATCTTCCTGGCGAGCCTCACCCAATGA
- a CDS encoding GTPase: MIEYDSEEQRMVLKFVYYGPALSGKTTNLLRLHDLLEKEGRGDLMVLDTKDDRTIFFDLLPFFLVAPSGLKIKVKVYTVPGQVQHDATRKAVLQRADGMAFIADSRRSEAKNNAESFGNLERNLSIVGIDIDQLPLVIQYNKRDLPDITPEEEVRRAWGPTGFPVVLSSALEGWGVVGTFKTLAERAYDALDRRHDFAGKHGLTRESFAGRLVRRAG; the protein is encoded by the coding sequence ATGATCGAATACGACTCCGAAGAGCAGCGAATGGTCCTGAAGTTCGTCTACTACGGGCCCGCCCTCTCCGGGAAGACGACGAACCTGCTGCGGCTGCACGACCTGCTGGAGAAGGAAGGACGGGGGGACCTGATGGTCCTGGATACGAAGGACGACCGGACGATCTTCTTCGACCTCCTCCCCTTCTTCCTGGTCGCCCCCAGCGGGCTGAAGATCAAGGTGAAGGTGTACACCGTCCCGGGGCAGGTGCAGCACGACGCCACCCGGAAGGCGGTGCTCCAAAGGGCGGACGGCATGGCGTTCATCGCCGATTCCCGCCGGTCGGAGGCGAAGAACAACGCGGAGAGCTTCGGAAACCTCGAGCGGAATCTCTCCATCGTCGGGATCGACATCGACCAGCTCCCGCTGGTGATCCAGTACAACAAGCGCGACCTCCCCGACATCACCCCGGAGGAGGAAGTCCGCCGGGCCTGGGGGCCGACGGGATTCCCCGTCGTCCTTTCCTCGGCGCTCGAGGGGTGGGGCGTCGTGGGAACGTTCAAGACGCTGGCGGAGCGCGCCTACGACGCCCTGGACCGCCGGCACGATTTCGCCGGCAAACACGGCTTGACGCGCGAGTCGTTCGCCGGGCGGCTCGTCCGCCGGGCCGGATAA
- a CDS encoding histidine kinase, translated as MPTDSEGHKQIVYCVGEDRALRDVLPESEAAALLAAASRAGLRGVRVVDPGGNALWGGGDDLPRPGEEDPRRPILLEGEPAGSVVLPAGATRGETQEALLVLLAETLTAMTHNNLKRMLTTETHTEVVNRSYEELLATNRSLSASEQRYRELAETLEIKVRERTEELSRAMARRVQQEKMASVGQLAAGVAHEINNPLAFVTSNLRTLKKYTERFLDIIARYQRVFEQGGVAQQDRDDLRKHREALRVDAISADAGDLLRQTLEGTERVRKIVADLKGFSHIDEEGEAPADLNREIDRTLSVMTHEIPAGAVIAREFSPLPVIPCRPGEFNQLFLGLLRNAFQARQEGLRMTIRTGVSGDRIRIAFADNGPGVPADLQTRVFEPFFTTRDVGKGKGLGLTVAYDIVTAHGGTIDVEDTPGGGATFVLQLPIRGGSHDPIR; from the coding sequence ATGCCGACGGACAGCGAAGGACACAAGCAGATCGTCTACTGCGTCGGCGAGGATCGGGCCCTGCGCGACGTCCTGCCCGAGTCCGAGGCCGCGGCGCTGTTGGCGGCGGCGTCCCGGGCGGGTCTTCGCGGCGTGCGCGTGGTCGACCCGGGAGGGAACGCGCTCTGGGGAGGCGGGGACGATCTCCCGCGGCCGGGAGAGGAGGACCCGCGGCGCCCCATCCTTCTCGAAGGGGAACCGGCGGGAAGCGTCGTCCTGCCCGCCGGGGCGACCCGGGGAGAGACGCAGGAGGCCCTCCTCGTCCTGCTCGCGGAAACCCTCACCGCGATGACGCACAACAACCTGAAGCGGATGCTCACCACGGAGACGCACACCGAGGTGGTGAACCGGTCGTACGAGGAGCTGTTGGCGACGAACCGGTCCCTTTCGGCGTCGGAGCAGCGGTACCGCGAGCTCGCGGAAACCCTCGAGATCAAGGTGCGGGAGCGGACGGAGGAACTCTCCCGGGCCATGGCGCGCCGGGTGCAGCAGGAGAAGATGGCCTCCGTCGGCCAGCTGGCCGCGGGGGTCGCGCACGAGATCAACAACCCCCTCGCCTTCGTCACGAGCAACCTGCGGACGCTGAAAAAGTACACGGAGCGGTTCCTCGACATCATCGCCCGGTACCAGCGGGTGTTCGAACAGGGCGGAGTGGCGCAGCAGGACCGGGACGACCTGCGCAAGCACCGGGAGGCGCTCCGGGTGGACGCCATCTCGGCGGACGCGGGGGACCTCCTCCGGCAGACGCTGGAGGGGACGGAGCGCGTACGGAAGATCGTCGCGGACCTGAAAGGGTTCTCCCATATCGACGAGGAGGGGGAAGCACCCGCGGACCTGAACCGGGAGATCGACCGCACCCTCTCGGTGATGACGCACGAAATCCCGGCGGGAGCCGTGATCGCGCGGGAGTTCTCTCCCCTCCCGGTGATCCCGTGCCGGCCGGGCGAGTTCAACCAGTTGTTCCTCGGCCTGCTCCGGAACGCGTTCCAGGCCCGGCAGGAGGGGCTTCGGATGACGATCCGCACCGGCGTGTCGGGGGACCGGATCCGCATCGCCTTCGCCGACAACGGACCGGGGGTGCCGGCCGATCTGCAGACGCGCGTCTTCGAACCGTTCTTCACCACGCGGGACGTCGGGAAGGGGAAGGGGCTGGGGCTGACCGTCGCGTACGACATCGTCACCGCGCACGGGGGAACGATCGACGTGGAGGACACCCCCGGCGGGGGGGCGACGTTCGTGCTGCAATTGCCGATCCGGGGAGGAAGCCATGACCCGATACGCTGA